The Helianthus annuus cultivar XRQ/B chromosome 16, HanXRQr2.0-SUNRISE, whole genome shotgun sequence genome includes a window with the following:
- the LOC110917136 gene encoding uncharacterized protein At4g04980 translates to MDMAHDEDLAASFSSSKSFMECYLDKLKVPSSPGTPTSVLPDFSSMKSGEDCSIARAIKKLSPIDVKRLSIHMYSHVNRQVSNNHMEEPKRDYVALVDDAELSPVEDYVALVDNVELSPAEDLQSTMVPTTPPLVVRRSNVITSMSPSPPPSDSSSTKSLLPPPPPMKASCLGTPQPPPPPPPLPLRSRSLHIVIPPQPPLPPPPPIMTSNVTKSLPPSPPSLASSSSKMPLPPPPPSMSGTHVANPEQPPLPPPMGVPPPPPAPMTPRSIPPPPPTPTTPRNIPLPPPPFQQGKAGAPPPPPLVGPTRSLRAKPTTKLKRSSQMGSLYRLLKGKLEGSNLDGKSLKRTGSKLGAASNGNGKQGMADALAEMTKRSSFFIQIEEDVKNYANSIKEVRTALSSFQTTDMDELIKFHKYVESHMEKLTDETQVLARFEDFPSKKLEGLRMAAALYAKLDAIATTLQNWKIESPVNQLIDKVENYFNKIKGELDTLDRTKDEELKKFKSQNIHFDFTILVRIKELMVEVSSNCMELALKETREPTAKEHQDNGLKCHSKKSGSGKTLWKAFQFAFRVYTFAGGQDDRADFLTRELAQEIQTDSHK, encoded by the exons ATGGACATGGCTCATGATGAAGATTTAGCAGCTAGTTTCAGCAGTTCAAAGTCTTTTATGGAGTGTTATTTGGATAAACTGAAGGTACCGTCTTCACCCGGAACTCCAACTTCAGTTCTCCCAGATTTTTCGAGCATGAAAAGTGGCGAAGATTGCTCGATAGCTAGAGCGATCAAGAAGTTAAGTCCGATTGATGTAAAACGATTGTCTATCCACATGTACTCCCATGTAAACCGACAAGTTTCTAACAATCACATGGAAGAACCGAAGAGGGATTATGTCGCGTTGGTGGACGACGCTGAGTTAAGTCCTGTTGAAGATTATGTCGCGTTGGTGGACAACGTTGAGTTAAGTCCTGCAGAAGATCTGCAATCGACTATGGTCCCAACAACACCACCACTTGTAGTTAGAAGAAGTAATGTAATAACATCAATGTCACCATCACCGCCTCCATCAGATTCAAGTAGTACGAAAAGTTTACTACCTCCACCACCCCCAATGAAGGCAAGTTGTTTAGGGACACCACAACCACCTCCTCCGCCGCCTCCACTACCCTTGAGAAGCCGATCACTTCATATAGTGATACCCCCTCAACCTCCTTTACCACCACCCCCACCCATAATGACAAGTAATGTCACAAAATCACTGCCACCTTCACCACCCTCATTGGCTTCAAGTAGTAGTAAAATGCCACTACCACCTCCACCGCCCTCGATGAGTGGAACCCATGTAGCTAATCCAGAGCAACCTCCTCTGCCACCACCCATGGGCGTACCCCCGCCACCACCAGCTCCAATGACACCAAGAAGCataccaccgccaccaccaactcCCACGACACCAAGAAACAtaccgctgccaccaccaccatttCAACAAGGAAAAGCAGgtgcaccaccaccacctcctcttGTTGGTCCAACGCGTTCTCTACGAGCCAAACCAACTACTAAACTTAAGAGATCATCTCAAATGGGAAGTCTCTACCGCCTTCTCAAAGGGAAGCTTGAAGGGTCCAATTTAGATGGTAAATCTCTTAAAAGGACCGGCAGCAAACTTGGGGCTGCTTCTAATGGTAACGGAAAGCAAGGAATGGCCGATGCACTAGCCGAGATGACAAAAAG ATCATCATTCTTTATTCAAATTGAAGAGGATGTCAAAAACTATGCAAATTCAATCAAAGAGGTGAGAACCGCCCTGAGTTCGTTCCAAACAACGGACATGGATGAGCTTATTAAGTTCCACAAATATGTGGAATCGCATATGGAGAAACTTACTGATGAAACGCAG GTTCTAGCAAGGTTTGAAGATTTTCCTAGTAAAAAGTTGGAGGGATTGAGAATGGCTGCAGCATTGTATGCCAAATTGGATGCTATAGCTACTACTTTGCAGAATTGGAAGATAGAGTCTCCTGTGAACCAGCTAATTGATAAAGTTGAGAATTATTTCAACAAg ATCAAAGGAGAGTTGGACACTCTAGACCGAACAAAAGACGAAGAACTCAAGAAATTTAAAAGTCAAAACATCCATTTTGACTTCACAATTCTTGTAAGAATCAAAGAATTAATGGTGGAGGTTTCCTCAAACTGCATGGAATTGGCATTAAAG GAAACAAGAGAACCAACAGCAAAAGAACACCAAGACAATGGGCTAAAATGTCATAGCAAGAAAAGCGGGTCGGGTAAAACTCTTTGGAAGGCCTTTCAATTTGCATTTCGGGTCTATACATTCGCAGGTGGACAAGATGATCGGGCTGACTTCTTAACGAGGGAACTTGCTCAAGAAATACAGACCGACTCTCACAAGTAG
- the LOC110915690 gene encoding polyphenol oxidase A1, chloroplastic-like, whose protein sequence is MAGVSTAPATFPMSLDKPATVVVKRPAKNERGHGEEQEEVLVIEGIEVNKDEFVKFDVFINDEDEEVASGAGPEKTEFAGSFVNVPRKKWEDGGDGSGKVIKTRLRIGISELLEDLGVEDDDEHVVVKLVPKCDNVHVVIGGVKIEIE, encoded by the coding sequence ATGGCCGGAGTATCAACTGCACCAGCTACTTTTCCAATGAGTCTAGACAAACCCGCAACGGTGGTGGTGAAGAGGCCCGCGAAAAATGAAAGAGGACATGGTGAAGAACAAGAAGAAGTGTTGGTGATAGAAGGGATAGAAGTCAATAAAGATGAGTTTGTGAAGTTTGATGTGTTCAtcaatgatgaagatgaagaagtgGCGAGTGGCGCTGGACCTGAGAAAACCGAGTTCGCTGGTAGCTTCGTGAATGTGCCACGTAAGAAGTGGGAAGATGGCGGAGATGGTAGTGGGAAGGTAATAAAGACTAGGTTAAGAATAGGTATAAGTGAGTTGTTGGAGGATTTGggagttgaagatgatgatgaacatgtGGTGGTTAAATTGGTACCAAAGTGTGATAATGTTCATGTTGTAATAGGTGGTGTAAAAATTGAGATTGAGTGA
- the LOC110919741 gene encoding uncharacterized protein LOC110919741 produces MNWNWRVYPSSDVEIHELIGLQRRFENIRLNDNEDSWLWNGEVDKEFSVCEVQKWIKGDVARDTHGCYKWCKWVPNKCNVFMWRAQMDRIPTKMAIRRRNIMVGDNLCALCGISDENSNHLFLACSVSSGVWLVKDVERIVESMGESDLKKEIIYGILIVICWRIWKARNEKVFASVIPNVVQLISDIKSLGYLWYRNRNKKGTAVISYLEIPSVLCFNEVRL; encoded by the exons ATGAATTGGAACTGGAGGGTGTACCCGTCCTCTGATGTCGAGATTCATGAGCTGATTGGGCTTCAAAGAAGGTTTGAGAATATAAGGCTTAATGATAATGAAGATAGTTGGCTTTGGAATGGGGAGGTAGACAAAGAATTTTCGGTTTGTGAGGTTCAGAAATGGATTAAAGGCGATGTAGCAAGGGATACTCATGGTTGTTACAAATGGTGTAAATGGGTTCCAAATAAATGTAATGTTTTTATGTGGCGCGCTCAAATGGATAGGATCCCGACAAAGATGGCTATTAGGAGAAGAAATATTATGGTTGGAGATAACTTATGTGCTTTATGTGGCATTTCGGATGAAAACTCGAATCATTTGTTTTTAGCTTGTAGCGTGTCGAGTGGAGTTTGGCTCG tAAAAGATGTGGAGCGGATAGTGGAGTCGATGGGCGAATCGGATTTGAAGAAAGAGATAATTTATGGTATTCTTATTGTTATATGTTGGCGTATTTGGAAGGCTAGGAATGAGAAGGTTTTCGCTAGTGTCATCCCGAACGTGGTCCAACTGATTTCCGATATAAAATCTTTGGGGTATCTTTGGTATAGGAATAGAAATAAGAAGGGCACG GCGGTTATTTCTTACTTGGAGATTCCGTCGGttttgtgttttaatgaagttcgcctttaa